In Deltaproteobacteria bacterium, one genomic interval encodes:
- a CDS encoding TVP38/TMEM64 family protein, whose translation MTKTRHDKLSRGVDRKAVVRFIILGIFIVGAIALVQLTPVTSYLTPDALGAFLEKAGFWAPAVYIIVYALGVCLFLPGTLLTGLGAAIFGPYWGFLWVWIGAMLGAAAAFLIGRTLGREFAASLIGNKLKRYDDGIERNGFATVLYLRLVYFPFTPMNFGMGLTKVRFRDYAAGTGLGIIVGTFIFTFFIGTLKNVWVSGNWEELISFKVLFSIALFIFSFFIPRIIKLTKS comes from the coding sequence GTGACGAAGACAAGACATGACAAATTGAGTCGTGGCGTCGACCGTAAAGCGGTTGTCAGATTCATCATACTGGGAATTTTTATCGTGGGGGCCATAGCGCTGGTGCAGCTGACACCGGTAACATCCTACCTGACGCCGGACGCCCTGGGCGCGTTTCTGGAAAAGGCCGGCTTCTGGGCTCCCGCGGTCTATATCATTGTCTATGCGCTGGGCGTCTGCCTTTTTCTGCCGGGTACTCTGCTGACTGGCCTCGGTGCCGCCATATTCGGCCCCTACTGGGGCTTTCTGTGGGTTTGGATCGGTGCCATGCTGGGCGCGGCGGCGGCTTTTCTCATCGGGCGAACCCTCGGCCGCGAGTTTGCCGCCTCCCTGATCGGGAACAAGCTGAAGAGGTACGACGACGGCATCGAGCGCAACGGTTTTGCCACGGTTCTCTACCTTCGGCTGGTGTACTTTCCCTTCACCCCCATGAATTTCGGCATGGGCCTGACCAAGGTCCGTTTCCGGGACTATGCCGCCGGAACGGGCCTCGGCATCATCGTGGGAACCTTCATCTTCACCTTTTTCATCGGTACCTTGAAGAATGTTTGGGTTTCAGGCAATTGGGAGGAGCTGATCTCCTTCAAGGTGTTATTTTCCATCGCCCTCTTTATTTTTTCATTTTTCATCCCCCGGATCATTAAATTGACGAAATCGTGA
- a CDS encoding ABC transporter substrate-binding protein — protein sequence MLRERRPLLRSTDRIYHHELKFYILTEQEWDAMQSSSARHAVTLVFFLVMALALLFNNGVQGADARKQADDPASAVETGKPADERDANVLHFGMHVSEMGNMDPHFAAGSQARALADMVFNGLLRYEPGNAPHIEPDLAENMPEFEMAGGSQIWTFHIRKGVMFHPGPQTDAYELTADDVVYSLRKSSDKKTCGYAGEYVGMSFKKTGPYTVQVILDHPLSPILFFPKFTNYAGGFIVSKRAVETMGLEYFSRHPVGTGPFMFGSHIPGEKLILEAHKDYFRGSPLLAGVEMHFVQDLKRREAGFVGGNLDVITVSGEPGWIERMEKVPGVVIETHGVGEVFTIYFNTAMAPLDDIRVRRAIAYALDREAFKKTTSPRLVRNAYAPVPVDFMPGGLTRAEVEKLQLTYATDIERARRLMAEAGYPNGFRLELISSTKRIYRRVYAVLKEQLAHIGIACRITVVSHANMHRAIRKEPRAIVIYAAWRPNADAYLTRFFHSDSIIVNGVKPDTNFAHYKKVDRLIEDARQEIDPLKQINLWKHAQIIILDDMAAYPIMYTIQGFARKNYVRYGHKLVSTMALYPQFTEKTRKVLIK from the coding sequence TTGCTGCGGGAAAGACGTCCGCTGTTGCGGTCCACGGATCGTATCTACCATCACGAGCTGAAATTCTACATTCTGACAGAACAGGAATGGGACGCCATGCAGAGCTCTTCGGCACGTCATGCAGTGACACTGGTTTTCTTTCTGGTCATGGCTCTGGCCCTGTTGTTCAACAACGGTGTCCAGGGAGCTGACGCGCGCAAACAGGCAGACGACCCGGCATCGGCGGTGGAAACCGGAAAACCGGCTGATGAGCGTGACGCCAATGTGCTGCATTTTGGCATGCATGTCAGTGAAATGGGCAACATGGATCCCCATTTCGCCGCCGGGTCGCAGGCGCGTGCTTTAGCCGATATGGTGTTCAACGGGCTGCTGCGGTATGAGCCCGGCAACGCCCCCCACATCGAACCGGACCTCGCGGAAAACATGCCCGAGTTCGAGATGGCCGGGGGGAGTCAGATTTGGACCTTTCACATCCGAAAGGGGGTGATGTTTCATCCCGGGCCGCAAACGGATGCCTATGAACTGACGGCCGATGACGTCGTTTACTCCCTGCGCAAATCCTCCGATAAAAAGACCTGTGGCTATGCCGGCGAATACGTGGGCATGTCCTTTAAAAAGACCGGACCGTATACCGTTCAGGTCATTCTGGACCACCCCCTCTCACCGATTCTTTTTTTCCCAAAATTCACCAATTATGCCGGCGGGTTCATCGTCAGCAAAAGGGCTGTCGAAACCATGGGCCTCGAATATTTCAGCCGACACCCGGTGGGCACCGGGCCCTTCATGTTCGGGAGCCACATTCCCGGGGAAAAGCTGATCCTCGAGGCGCACAAGGACTATTTCAGGGGCAGCCCCCTTCTTGCGGGGGTGGAAATGCATTTCGTACAGGATTTGAAGCGCCGGGAGGCCGGGTTTGTTGGCGGCAACCTGGATGTCATCACGGTATCCGGCGAACCGGGCTGGATCGAAAGAATGGAGAAAGTGCCGGGCGTCGTGATAGAGACCCACGGTGTGGGGGAGGTGTTCACCATCTATTTCAATACGGCGATGGCGCCTCTGGACGATATCCGGGTCCGCCGGGCCATCGCGTATGCCCTGGATCGTGAAGCCTTTAAAAAGACGACGAGCCCGCGGTTGGTGCGAAATGCCTACGCGCCTGTCCCCGTGGATTTCATGCCGGGAGGACTCACCAGGGCAGAGGTTGAAAAACTGCAGTTGACCTATGCAACGGATATCGAGCGGGCCCGGCGCCTGATGGCGGAGGCCGGGTATCCGAACGGATTCCGCCTCGAGCTGATCAGTTCGACAAAGCGCATCTATCGACGGGTGTACGCTGTCCTTAAAGAGCAGCTGGCACATATCGGCATCGCATGCAGAATCACCGTCGTATCGCACGCCAACATGCACAGAGCCATACGGAAAGAGCCAAGAGCCATCGTTATTTATGCGGCCTGGCGCCCCAACGCCGACGCTTATTTGACCCGCTTTTTCCACTCGGATTCCATCATCGTGAACGGCGTGAAGCCGGACACGAACTTTGCCCATTACAAAAAAGTGGACAGGCTCATCGAGGACGCGCGCCAGGAGATAGACCCCCTTAAACAGATCAACCTGTGGAAGCACGCCCAGATCATCATCCTGGATGACATGGCGGCATATCCGATTATGTACACCATCCAGGGATTTGCCCGGAAAAATTATGTGAGATACGGTCATAAGCTGGTGTCCACCATGGCCCTGTATCCTCAGTTTACCGAGAAGACGAGGAAGGTGCTAATAAAATGA
- a CDS encoding PAS domain S-box protein translates to MKTYTKILITVLPLALFFLFLSVGTIYYFSRSALTGLAETWLETRLTEALEIATEQVDLLHRYGYEGVPASVAKAKMDAGAAIASIQVGTLGYVFVVSRRGTIVLHPDSDLVGRDVSGETWFAEALRGEKRTVPWSPDTRNLTLYASFEPWDWLILVTDPEEEIFGVANQMKPYIVYLAVTATIVISLALMFLTRRLTTPLMWLTKGVDRIGKGHLDTRISISGRDEISYLAEGFNQMAAQLQDTLSTLRNREAYFRSIIENASDIISILDAEGRFRYVSPSVERVLGYRPDSLIGGDAFAIVHPEDRSRATSLFKQRIETSTAFKVTEYRMQHRDGSWRSVESSAKNLLGHPAVAGVVISSRDISMRKEALEALNRSHQELERRVRERTAQLNATNTELKEFAYAVSHDLKAPLRAISQLTHWMAEDYAGAFDQEGRVMMDLILKRVKRMNDLIDGVLSYSRIGRARGNVRVLDLNELVGEVIEDMMTPDHIDIDVEGTLPVVSKDPVRMEQIFQNLIGNAITYMDKPNGVVKVGCSDEGTHWRFSVSDNGPGIDRRYHEKIFQIFQTLTPRDEHESSGIGLTLVKKSVEQYGGTVWVESENGIGSTFFFTLPKNEGGHEATENHPFD, encoded by the coding sequence ATGAAAACCTATACGAAAATACTCATCACCGTCCTTCCCCTGGCGCTTTTCTTCCTTTTCCTGTCGGTGGGCACGATTTACTATTTCTCCAGATCGGCGCTTACCGGCCTTGCGGAAACCTGGCTGGAAACTCGCCTGACGGAAGCCTTGGAGATCGCGACGGAGCAGGTTGACCTGCTGCACCGCTACGGTTACGAAGGTGTACCGGCAAGCGTTGCAAAAGCGAAAATGGACGCCGGCGCCGCCATTGCATCCATCCAAGTGGGGACGCTGGGTTATGTGTTTGTCGTCAGCAGGCGAGGCACCATAGTACTGCATCCCGACAGTGATCTTGTCGGCCGGGATGTCAGCGGGGAAACATGGTTTGCGGAAGCCCTGAGGGGTGAAAAAAGGACGGTGCCTTGGAGCCCGGACACCAGAAATCTGACCCTGTACGCCTCTTTCGAGCCGTGGGACTGGCTGATTTTGGTCACCGATCCTGAAGAGGAGATCTTTGGAGTGGCCAACCAGATGAAGCCCTATATCGTCTACCTGGCGGTTACGGCAACCATCGTCATCTCCCTGGCCCTGATGTTTCTGACTCGCAGATTGACCACCCCGCTGATGTGGTTGACCAAAGGGGTAGACCGCATTGGAAAAGGACACCTGGATACCCGCATTTCAATATCCGGACGCGACGAAATCAGCTACCTGGCCGAGGGTTTCAACCAGATGGCGGCACAGCTTCAAGACACCCTGTCGACCCTCCGGAACCGGGAAGCATATTTCCGGTCAATTATCGAGAATGCCTCCGACATCATCAGCATCTTGGACGCCGAAGGGCGGTTTCGCTATGTCAGCCCATCCGTAGAACGCGTCCTCGGATATCGACCCGACAGCTTAATCGGCGGGGACGCTTTCGCAATCGTTCACCCGGAGGATAGAAGCAGGGCCACATCTCTGTTCAAGCAGCGCATCGAAACGTCGACCGCATTTAAAGTGACTGAATACCGTATGCAGCACAGGGACGGAAGTTGGCGCTCGGTCGAAAGCAGCGCTAAAAACCTGCTCGGCCACCCGGCTGTGGCTGGGGTCGTGATCAGTTCACGGGATATCAGCATGCGCAAAGAAGCCCTGGAGGCGCTCAATCGATCCCATCAGGAGCTGGAGCGGCGTGTCCGGGAAAGGACCGCCCAGCTGAATGCCACCAACACGGAGTTGAAGGAGTTTGCCTACGCGGTTTCCCACGACCTGAAGGCGCCGCTGCGGGCCATCAGTCAGTTGACGCACTGGATGGCGGAGGACTATGCCGGTGCCTTCGATCAGGAGGGTCGGGTAATGATGGACCTGATTCTGAAAAGGGTCAAACGCATGAACGACCTAATCGATGGTGTGTTGAGCTATTCCCGCATCGGCAGGGCCCGTGGAAATGTGCGGGTTCTGGATCTCAATGAGCTGGTCGGCGAAGTGATTGAGGATATGATGACGCCGGACCACATTGACATCGATGTCGAAGGCACTCTGCCTGTCGTCAGCAAGGACCCCGTTCGCATGGAGCAGATTTTTCAAAACCTGATCGGCAATGCGATAACCTACATGGACAAACCAAACGGTGTTGTGAAAGTGGGGTGCTCCGACGAGGGAACCCACTGGAGGTTCAGTGTGTCCGACAACGGGCCGGGAATCGACAGGCGATACCATGAGAAGATTTTTCAGATTTTCCAGACGCTGACACCGAGGGACGAGCATGAAAGCTCGGGCATCGGCCTGACACTTGTCAAAAAAAGTGTCGAGCAGTATGGCGGCACCGTCTGGGTGGAGTCTGAAAACGGCATCGGCAGCACCTTTTTCTTCACGCTTCCAAAAAACGAAGGCGGACATGAAGCCACTGAAAACCATCCTTTTGATTGA
- a CDS encoding response regulator translates to MKPLKTILLIEDDRVDYITVARALREVGDRNDLVNAKNGEEALAFLKAPENKKPCVILLDINMPRMNGIEFLRVVKNDPDLRRIPVVVLTTSRAEQDIEASFDLGVAGYMVKPLDYREFIEMVITVARYWRLSALPEG, encoded by the coding sequence ATGAAGCCACTGAAAACCATCCTTTTGATTGAAGATGACCGGGTGGACTACATCACGGTGGCGCGGGCGCTCAGGGAGGTCGGAGACAGGAACGACCTGGTCAATGCCAAAAACGGAGAAGAAGCCCTGGCATTTCTCAAAGCGCCGGAAAACAAAAAGCCATGCGTCATTCTGCTGGACATCAACATGCCCAGGATGAACGGGATCGAGTTTTTAAGGGTGGTCAAAAACGATCCCGACTTGCGGAGAATTCCGGTGGTTGTCCTGACGACCTCACGGGCGGAGCAGGACATCGAAGCCAGTTTCGATCTCGGGGTCGCCGGGTATATGGTAAAACCGCTGGACTATAGGGAGTTCATCGAAATGGTGATCACCGTTGCCAGGTATTGGCGCCTGAGTGCATTGCCGGAGGGATGA
- a CDS encoding LuxR C-terminal-related transcriptional regulator, giving the protein MQPGVKRKEKSIRLLFVEDDKVDQMAFARMVKNKRLNYAYTTAGSKAEAIRVMAGASFDIAIADYMLGDGTVFDLFDFFKGMPVIVTTGAGNEEVAVEAMKMGAYDYLIKDAEGRYLKTLPLTVEIAVKRSLIEKQLQEYQENLEFLVEKRTKQLDIETRKLEEMNTALRVILNQRKEDRGRIEETILGNLKELVFPYLASFKKIERNPQKRVYIDIIESNLNSIIEPFATRLSSKFINLTPMEIKVADMIKHGKNTKEIAELFSVSRKTVETHRSIIRKKLGLTHTKANLRTYLLSLP; this is encoded by the coding sequence ATGCAACCAGGGGTCAAGAGAAAGGAAAAATCGATCCGCCTGCTTTTTGTGGAAGACGACAAGGTTGACCAGATGGCTTTTGCGAGAATGGTGAAAAACAAGCGGCTGAACTATGCGTACACCACGGCGGGTTCGAAGGCCGAGGCCATCAGGGTCATGGCCGGTGCCTCTTTCGACATCGCCATCGCAGACTACATGCTGGGGGATGGGACCGTTTTCGACCTGTTCGACTTTTTCAAGGGCATGCCCGTAATCGTTACCACCGGCGCAGGGAATGAGGAAGTGGCCGTGGAGGCCATGAAAATGGGGGCCTATGACTATTTGATCAAGGACGCGGAAGGGCGTTACCTAAAAACGCTGCCTTTGACCGTGGAGATAGCCGTCAAACGCAGCCTGATCGAGAAACAGCTGCAGGAGTATCAGGAAAATCTCGAGTTTCTGGTGGAAAAGCGCACAAAGCAGTTGGACATAGAGACCCGGAAGTTAGAGGAGATGAACACCGCTCTGCGGGTTATTCTGAATCAACGCAAGGAAGACAGAGGGCGGATAGAGGAAACCATTTTGGGAAACCTGAAGGAACTGGTGTTTCCCTACCTGGCAAGTTTTAAAAAAATAGAGAGGAATCCGCAGAAAAGGGTGTATATCGACATTATCGAATCCAACCTCAATTCGATCATCGAGCCCTTCGCCACCAGGCTGTCGTCGAAGTTCATCAACCTCACCCCCATGGAGATAAAGGTGGCGGATATGATCAAGCACGGGAAAAACACCAAGGAAATAGCAGAGCTGTTCAGCGTGTCCCGAAAAACAGTGGAAACACACAGGTCCATCATACGGAAAAAGCTGGGGCTGACCCACACCAAAGCAAACCTAAGGACCTATCTTCTGTCGCTTCCTTGA
- a CDS encoding 2-oxoglutarate dehydrogenase E1 component gives MQLPEALNAEYIESQYAAWKADPESVSSDWQYFFKGFDMAATGGVAGAVQSEKSMPSRQAHLERLIYEYRHLGHILACMDPLSACPTEHPLLSLEAFGLGSEDLDRYFYTTEFSNSGGAKLKEILAWLRETYCHAIGVEYMHLQDPEERRWLRERMEPVKNRATFSGAEKKAILERLARAALFEGFLNKKYVGVTRFSLEGGDAVIPLLDTIVNRAASVGCREVILGMAHRGRLNVQCHILKKPYEELFREFESCYAPDTLVGSGDVKYHNGYLADIELASGSAMRLFLVNNPSHLEAVDPVVEGVARARQESHAQDRGAVLPLLIHGDAAFSGQGIVAETLNMSQLSGYATGGTVHIVVNNQIGYTTLPEDARSTRYSTDVAKMLMVPIFHVHGEDVEAVVHAGTLAVEYRNRFAKDAVVDVVCYRRYGHNEGDEPYFTQPLMYARIKERPSPHRLYADRLITEGVVDEGTVDQMEKSVGEQLEKAYRNVHGSDCLFPQGKYFEAWDGRSGRYSHDLVDTSVSEDRLLDLARSLNALPENFSPHKKLKRLLDARLEAVSSGEKIDWANAEALAFASLLTEGYGVRLSGQDVGRGTFSQRHSVLFDTQNGDRYVPLNHLAREQAHYDVYNSLLAEAGVLGFEYGYAATQPDRLVLWEAQFGDFSNGAQAIIDLFIAAGEAKWGRLCGLVLLLPHGWEGLGPEHSSARLERFLQLCAEDNLQVCNPSTPAQYFHMLRRQIHASFRKPLVLMTPKSLLRHPMAVSNMEALARGHFHPVLDDPEAPVNAERVVVCSGKIYYQLLQKRQEAGDRRTAIVRLEQFYPFPGDILSSLLQAYKNADTWIWAQEEPRNMGGWHFIKPRIQAVTGEPLQYVGRKPSASPATGFPSVYRAQQAAISEDLFGGK, from the coding sequence ATGCAATTGCCCGAAGCGCTGAATGCGGAATACATCGAATCGCAGTATGCAGCCTGGAAAGCGGACCCCGAATCCGTCTCGAGTGATTGGCAGTATTTTTTCAAGGGGTTTGATATGGCGGCCACCGGCGGGGTAGCCGGTGCCGTTCAGTCCGAAAAGAGCATGCCGTCGAGACAGGCGCACCTGGAACGCCTCATATACGAGTACCGCCATCTCGGCCATATTCTGGCCTGCATGGACCCGTTGAGCGCCTGCCCGACGGAACACCCGTTGCTGTCCCTGGAGGCTTTCGGCTTGGGGTCCGAAGACCTGGACAGGTATTTTTACACAACCGAGTTTTCCAATAGCGGCGGGGCCAAACTGAAGGAGATTCTGGCGTGGCTGCGGGAAACGTACTGCCATGCCATCGGTGTGGAATACATGCACCTGCAGGACCCCGAAGAGCGCCGCTGGCTTCGGGAAAGGATGGAGCCGGTAAAAAACCGGGCCACTTTTTCAGGGGCGGAAAAAAAGGCCATTCTGGAAAGGCTTGCCAGGGCGGCCTTGTTCGAAGGATTTCTGAACAAGAAATACGTAGGTGTGACCCGTTTTTCCCTGGAAGGGGGGGATGCGGTGATCCCGCTTCTGGACACGATCGTCAATCGAGCCGCTTCCGTGGGGTGCCGGGAAGTCATTCTGGGTATGGCTCACCGGGGCAGGCTTAACGTTCAGTGCCATATCCTGAAGAAACCCTACGAAGAGTTGTTTCGGGAATTTGAAAGCTGCTATGCCCCGGACACGCTGGTGGGTTCCGGAGACGTGAAGTATCACAACGGGTACCTGGCGGACATCGAACTTGCATCGGGATCGGCGATGCGCTTGTTTCTAGTGAACAACCCCAGCCACCTCGAGGCGGTTGACCCCGTCGTGGAGGGTGTCGCCCGTGCCCGCCAGGAGAGCCATGCACAGGATCGCGGCGCGGTTCTGCCGCTGCTCATTCACGGAGACGCCGCCTTTTCGGGCCAGGGAATCGTCGCCGAAACCCTCAACATGTCGCAGCTGTCCGGCTATGCAACGGGCGGTACGGTGCACATCGTCGTCAACAACCAGATCGGCTATACCACACTGCCGGAAGACGCCCGCTCCACGCGATATTCGACCGATGTGGCCAAAATGCTGATGGTGCCAATTTTCCATGTTCACGGTGAGGATGTCGAAGCGGTCGTGCATGCGGGGACGTTGGCTGTGGAATATCGCAACCGTTTTGCAAAGGACGCGGTCGTCGACGTCGTCTGCTACCGTCGTTACGGCCATAACGAGGGCGACGAACCGTATTTCACGCAACCCCTTATGTATGCGCGTATCAAGGAACGCCCCTCGCCGCATCGACTGTATGCGGACCGACTTATAACAGAGGGGGTGGTTGACGAGGGGACTGTGGACCAGATGGAAAAAAGCGTTGGGGAGCAGCTGGAAAAAGCCTACCGGAATGTGCACGGCAGCGACTGCCTTTTCCCCCAGGGGAAATATTTCGAAGCGTGGGACGGCCGCAGCGGGCGCTATTCGCATGATCTCGTGGATACATCTGTCAGTGAAGACAGGCTGCTTGACCTGGCCCGGTCTCTGAATGCGCTGCCGGAGAACTTCAGTCCGCACAAGAAGCTGAAGCGCCTCCTGGACGCACGGCTGGAGGCTGTCAGCAGCGGGGAAAAGATCGACTGGGCCAATGCGGAAGCCCTCGCTTTTGCGTCCCTTTTGACGGAGGGCTATGGGGTGCGATTGAGCGGCCAGGATGTGGGCAGGGGCACGTTCAGCCAGAGGCACAGCGTGCTTTTCGACACTCAAAACGGCGACCGCTATGTGCCTTTGAACCACCTTGCCCGGGAACAGGCCCACTACGATGTTTACAACAGCCTGTTGGCCGAGGCCGGTGTGCTGGGATTCGAGTATGGTTACGCGGCGACACAGCCCGACCGGCTGGTCCTGTGGGAGGCTCAGTTCGGTGATTTCTCCAATGGTGCGCAAGCCATTATCGACCTTTTCATTGCCGCCGGCGAGGCCAAGTGGGGGAGGCTTTGCGGGCTGGTTTTGCTCCTTCCCCACGGGTGGGAAGGCCTGGGCCCCGAACATTCGAGTGCCCGCTTAGAGCGCTTTCTCCAGTTATGCGCCGAAGACAATCTGCAGGTGTGCAACCCGAGTACGCCGGCCCAGTATTTCCACATGCTTCGCCGGCAGATCCACGCCTCCTTCCGCAAGCCCCTGGTGTTGATGACGCCGAAAAGCCTGCTGCGACACCCCATGGCGGTTTCGAACATGGAAGCCCTGGCGCGCGGACACTTCCATCCGGTTCTGGATGATCCGGAAGCGCCGGTGAACGCCGAAAGGGTTGTCGTCTGCAGCGGCAAGATCTATTACCAGCTGCTTCAAAAACGGCAGGAAGCCGGTGACAGGCGCACCGCCATTGTACGCCTGGAGCAGTTTTATCCCTTTCCCGGTGACATCCTGTCCTCCCTATTGCAGGCGTATAAGAACGCGGACACATGGATCTGGGCCCAGGAAGAACCGCGGAACATGGGGGGATGGCATTTCATAAAACCGCGTATCCAGGCCGTCACCGGAGAGCCCCTGCAATACGTGGGACGCAAACCCTCGGCCAGTCCGGCCACCGGATTTCCGTCGGTCTACCGGGCGCAGCAGGCGGCGATTTCGGAAGATCTATTCGGGGGAAAATAA
- the odhB gene encoding 2-oxoglutarate dehydrogenase complex dihydrolipoyllysine-residue succinyltransferase, whose amino-acid sequence MAMEIKIPNVGESVQEAVLAEWFKADGELVQIDEPLLVIETDKVTLEVTAEAAGALKILVRAGETVAIGAVVGLIEAAEGQELQKPEPQAGAQPEPEKKEAQAEDQTESATPEPQPSAESASIETSKEASGEEMVLAPSVRRLIAEKHLDAAQIAGTGPGGRISKGDVLLYLEQAPAGIPDRPVQPPPVEPPAGQAPAGEVRKRMSPIRKRIAARLLESRQSTAMLTTFNEIDMQAAMEMRTRYKEMFQKKHGVSLGFMSIFIKACVEALKEIPEINAFIDGEEIVYHHYQHIGVAVGSERGLVVPVIRHAEKMSFAQLEKAIVDYVAKIKENRLELADLEGGTFTVSNGGVYGSLLSTPILNTPQSGILGMHKIEKRPVVIDDQIVIHPMMYVALSYDHRIVDGKGAVTFLKRIKEFIENPERIILEV is encoded by the coding sequence ATGGCCATGGAAATAAAAATTCCCAACGTGGGAGAATCGGTTCAGGAAGCCGTGCTGGCGGAGTGGTTCAAAGCGGACGGAGAACTGGTGCAGATAGACGAACCGTTGCTGGTTATCGAAACCGACAAGGTCACCTTGGAAGTGACCGCCGAAGCGGCGGGGGCGCTAAAAATTCTGGTTAGGGCCGGAGAAACGGTTGCCATCGGTGCGGTCGTCGGACTCATCGAGGCGGCCGAAGGACAGGAGCTTCAGAAACCGGAGCCGCAAGCCGGGGCCCAGCCGGAGCCTGAAAAAAAGGAGGCGCAGGCTGAGGACCAGACGGAGTCTGCAACACCTGAGCCGCAGCCATCGGCGGAATCCGCCTCGATCGAAACTTCCAAAGAGGCGTCAGGGGAGGAGATGGTGCTGGCGCCGTCCGTTCGCCGGCTGATTGCCGAGAAGCATCTCGATGCCGCTCAAATTGCGGGAACGGGCCCCGGCGGAAGGATCAGCAAGGGCGACGTGCTGCTTTATCTGGAGCAGGCGCCGGCCGGGATACCGGATAGACCGGTCCAACCCCCCCCGGTGGAACCACCGGCGGGGCAGGCGCCGGCCGGGGAGGTCAGAAAGCGCATGTCGCCGATTCGCAAGCGCATTGCCGCCCGTCTGCTGGAATCCAGACAGAGCACGGCCATGCTGACGACCTTCAACGAGATCGACATGCAGGCGGCCATGGAGATGCGCACACGCTACAAGGAAATGTTTCAGAAGAAGCACGGCGTATCCCTGGGATTCATGTCCATTTTCATCAAAGCCTGCGTGGAAGCGCTGAAGGAGATTCCGGAAATCAACGCCTTCATCGACGGCGAGGAGATCGTTTATCACCATTACCAGCACATCGGGGTGGCCGTGGGCTCGGAGCGGGGGCTGGTGGTGCCGGTCATCCGCCATGCAGAAAAAATGAGTTTCGCGCAGCTGGAAAAGGCGATTGTCGACTACGTGGCCAAAATAAAGGAAAACCGTCTGGAGTTGGCCGATTTGGAAGGCGGTACGTTTACGGTGAGCAACGGCGGGGTGTACGGTTCGCTGCTGAGCACGCCCATCCTGAATACCCCCCAGAGCGGTATTCTGGGAATGCACAAGATCGAAAAGCGTCCCGTGGTTATCGATGACCAGATCGTCATCCATCCCATGATGTACGTGGCGCTGAGTTACGACCACAGGATCGTCGACGGCAAGGGCGCGGTTACCTTTCTGAAACGCATCAAGGAATTTATCGAAAACCCTGAACGGATCATATTGGAGGTCTGA